A single window of Lagopus muta isolate bLagMut1 chromosome 23, bLagMut1 primary, whole genome shotgun sequence DNA harbors:
- the FGR gene encoding tyrosine-protein kinase Fgr isoform X1: MGCVHCKEKMSGKGQGGSSTVTPAHPPSQYDPDPTQLSGAFTHIPDFNNFHAAAVPPPAPFSGPSFYPCNTLQAHSSITGGGVTLFIALYDYEARTEDDLSFQKGEKFHIINNTEGDWWEARSLSSGATGYIPSNYVAPVDSIQAEEWYFGKIGRKDAERQLLCHGNCRGTFLIRESETTKGAYSLSIRDWDEAKGDHVKHYKIRKLDSGGYYITTRAQFDTIQQLVQHYIERAAGLCCRLAVPCPKGTPKLADLSVKTKDVWEIPRESLQLLQKLGNGQFGEVWMGTWNGTTKVAVKTLKPGTMSPEAFLEEAQIMKRLRHDKLVQLYAVVSEEPIYIVTEFMSQGSLLDFLKDGDGRYLKLPQLVDMAAQIAAGMAYIERMNYIHRDLRAANILVGDNLVCKIADFGLARLIEDNEYTARQGAKFPIKWTAPEAALFGKFTIKSDVWSFGILLTELVTKGRVPYPGMNNREVLEQVERGYRMQCPGGCPPSLHDVMMQCWKREPEERPTFEYLQSFLEDYFTATEPQYQPGDNQ; encoded by the exons ATGGGCTGTGTGCACTGCAAGGAGAAGATGTCCGGCAAGGGGCAGGGGGGGAGCAGCACGGTGACCCCCGCTCACCCGCCCTCCCAGTACGACCCCGACCCCACGCAGCTCAGCGGTGCCTTCACCCACATCCCTGACTTCAACAACTTCCACGCTGCAGCCGTGCCCCCCCCTGCACCCTTCTCAGGGCCGAGCTTCTACCCCTGCAACAcgctgcaggcacacagcagcatcacGG GTGGGGGTGTGACGCTCTTCATTGCCCTGTATGACTACGAGGCCAGGACGGAGGATGATCTGAGCTTCCAGAAAGGGGAGAAATTCCACATCATCAACAACAC CGAGGGTGACTGGTGGGAGGCACGGTCGCTGAGCTCAGGTGCCACAGGTTACATCCCCAGCAACTACGTGGCCCCCGTGGACTCCATCCAGGCAGAGGA GTGGTACTTTGGAAAGATCGGGCGCAAGGATGCAGAGCGGCAGCTCCTGTGCCACGGCAACTGCAGGGGCACCTTCCTCATCCGTGAGAGCGAGACAACAAAAG GCGCCTACTCCCTCTCCATCCGGGACTGGGATGAGGCCAAGGGTGACCACGTGAAGCACTATAAGATCCGTAAGCTGGACAGCGGGGGTTACTACATCACCACCCGGGCACAGTTTGACACCATCCAGCAGCTGGTGCAGCACTACATAG AGCGGGCGGCCGGGCTGTGCTGCCGCCTGGCCGTGCCGTGCCCCAAAGGGACCCCAAAGCTGGCCGACCTGTCGGTCAAAACCAAAGACGTGTGGGAGATCCCCCGCGagtccctgcagctgctgcagaagctgggcAACGGGCAGTTCGGGGAAGTGTGGATGG GGACGTGGAACGGCACCACCAAGGTGGCAGTGAAGACACTGAAGCCAGGCACCATGTCCCCCGAGGCCTTCCTGGAGGAAGCTCAGATCATGAAGAGGCTGCGGCACGACAAGCTGGTGCAGCTCTACGCCGTGGTGTCAGAGGAACCCATCTACATCGTCACCGAGTTCATGAGCCAAG GCAGCTTGCTGGACTTCCTAAAGGATGGGGACGGTCGCTACTTGAAGCTGCCCCAGCTGGTGGACATGGCTGCACAG ATCGCCGCGGGCATGGCTTACATCGAGCGGATGAACTACATCCACCGGGACCTGCGTGCTGCCAACATCCTGGTGGGCGACAACCTGGTGTGCAAGATTGCCGACTTCGGCCTCGCCCGCCTCATCGAGGACAACGAGTACACGGCACGGCAGG GTGCCAAATTCCCCATTAAGTGGACAGCCCCAGAGGCAGCCCTCTTTGGGAAGTTCACCATCAAGTCAGACGTCTGGTCCTTCGGCATCCTGCTGACGGAGCTGGTGACCAAAGGCCGGGTGCCCTACCCAG GGATGAACaacagggaggtgctggagcaggtggaGCGGGGTTACCGCATGCAGTGCCCGGGTGGctgccccccatccctgcacGACGTGATGATGCAGTGCTGGAAGAGGGAGCCCGAGGAGCGTCCCACCTTTGAGTATCTTCAGTCCTTCCTCGAGGATTACTTCACAGCCACTGAGCCCCAGTACCAGCCCGGGGACAACCAGTGA
- the FGR gene encoding tyrosine-protein kinase Fgr isoform X2, whose protein sequence is MGCVHCKEKMSGKGQGGSSTVTPAHPPSQYDPDPTQLSGAFTHIPDFNNFHAAAVPPPAPFSGPSFYPCNTLQAHSSITGGGVTLFIALYDYEARTEDDLSFQKGEKFHIINNTEGDWWEARSLSSGATGYIPSNYVAPVDSIQAEEWYFGKIGRKDAERQLLCHGNCRGTFLIRESETTKGAYSLSIRDWDEAKGDHVKHYKIRKLDSGGYYITTRAQFDTIQQLVQHYIECNDGLCHQLTRACPAMKPQTLGLAKDAWEIERESISLDKKLGMGCFGDVWMGTWNGTTKVAVKTLKPGTMSPEAFLEEAQIMKRLRHDKLVQLYAVVSEEPIYIVTEFMSQGSLLDFLKDGDGRYLKLPQLVDMAAQIAAGMAYIERMNYIHRDLRAANILVGDNLVCKIADFGLARLIEDNEYTARQGAKFPIKWTAPEAALFGKFTIKSDVWSFGILLTELVTKGRVPYPGMNNREVLEQVERGYRMQCPGGCPPSLHDVMMQCWKREPEERPTFEYLQSFLEDYFTATEPQYQPGDNQ, encoded by the exons ATGGGCTGTGTGCACTGCAAGGAGAAGATGTCCGGCAAGGGGCAGGGGGGGAGCAGCACGGTGACCCCCGCTCACCCGCCCTCCCAGTACGACCCCGACCCCACGCAGCTCAGCGGTGCCTTCACCCACATCCCTGACTTCAACAACTTCCACGCTGCAGCCGTGCCCCCCCCTGCACCCTTCTCAGGGCCGAGCTTCTACCCCTGCAACAcgctgcaggcacacagcagcatcacGG GTGGGGGTGTGACGCTCTTCATTGCCCTGTATGACTACGAGGCCAGGACGGAGGATGATCTGAGCTTCCAGAAAGGGGAGAAATTCCACATCATCAACAACAC CGAGGGTGACTGGTGGGAGGCACGGTCGCTGAGCTCAGGTGCCACAGGTTACATCCCCAGCAACTACGTGGCCCCCGTGGACTCCATCCAGGCAGAGGA GTGGTACTTTGGAAAGATCGGGCGCAAGGATGCAGAGCGGCAGCTCCTGTGCCACGGCAACTGCAGGGGCACCTTCCTCATCCGTGAGAGCGAGACAACAAAAG GCGCCTACTCCCTCTCCATCCGGGACTGGGATGAGGCCAAGGGTGACCACGTGAAGCACTATAAGATCCGTAAGCTGGACAGCGGGGGTTACTACATCACCACCCGGGCACAGTTTGACACCATCCAGCAGCTGGTGCAGCACTACATAG AGTGCAACGATGGGTTGTGCCATCAGCTAACCCGAGCGTGCCCCGCTATGAAGCCTCAGACCCTGGGATTAGCTAAGGACGCCTGGGAGATAGAGCGGGAGTCCATCAGCCTGGACAAGAAGCTCGGCATGGGATGTTTTGGAGACGTGTGGATGG GGACGTGGAACGGCACCACCAAGGTGGCAGTGAAGACACTGAAGCCAGGCACCATGTCCCCCGAGGCCTTCCTGGAGGAAGCTCAGATCATGAAGAGGCTGCGGCACGACAAGCTGGTGCAGCTCTACGCCGTGGTGTCAGAGGAACCCATCTACATCGTCACCGAGTTCATGAGCCAAG GCAGCTTGCTGGACTTCCTAAAGGATGGGGACGGTCGCTACTTGAAGCTGCCCCAGCTGGTGGACATGGCTGCACAG ATCGCCGCGGGCATGGCTTACATCGAGCGGATGAACTACATCCACCGGGACCTGCGTGCTGCCAACATCCTGGTGGGCGACAACCTGGTGTGCAAGATTGCCGACTTCGGCCTCGCCCGCCTCATCGAGGACAACGAGTACACGGCACGGCAGG GTGCCAAATTCCCCATTAAGTGGACAGCCCCAGAGGCAGCCCTCTTTGGGAAGTTCACCATCAAGTCAGACGTCTGGTCCTTCGGCATCCTGCTGACGGAGCTGGTGACCAAAGGCCGGGTGCCCTACCCAG GGATGAACaacagggaggtgctggagcaggtggaGCGGGGTTACCGCATGCAGTGCCCGGGTGGctgccccccatccctgcacGACGTGATGATGCAGTGCTGGAAGAGGGAGCCCGAGGAGCGTCCCACCTTTGAGTATCTTCAGTCCTTCCTCGAGGATTACTTCACAGCCACTGAGCCCCAGTACCAGCCCGGGGACAACCAGTGA
- the LOC125703929 gene encoding digestive cysteine proteinase 1-like, translating to MMGVLGWLVAAALGSSVQGHGDALSHPHPHFGSIYHVRGVISLPYAEIEEPFEAWYNLTGNKSRIQYYGGQVITYQLAGVKPYGMRYKITPETTEKEVNVRKCFQLPGSKEDVVKAQSVFPSLDSFKFLREEYYQGRYCAVWQNITRWEQKKNVYTLWVTNSSCGVAPVHYEMRGYNSLLGSHYDKYEISYTEFDNSFPPSVFDVPVNETKKCGLLPGSVAEHRVLANPMEDLVGRHRPWAHAVFHHYRRRFGRHYGSARELEHRQRIFVHNMRFVHSKNRAALSYSLALNHLADRTPQEMAAMRGRRRSGDPNHGLPFPAEHYAGIILPESLDWRMYGAVTPVKDQAVCGSCWSFATTGAMEGALFLKTGVLTPLSQQVLIDCSWGFGNYACDGGEEWRAYEWIKKHGGIASTESYGTYKGQNGLCHYNQSEMLAKITGYVNVTSGNITAVKTAIYKHGPVAVSIDASHKTFSFYSNGIYYEPKCANKPGQLDHAVLAVGYGVLQGETYWLIKNSWSTYWGNDGYILMAMKDNNCGVATEATYPILA from the exons ATGATGGGTGTGCTGGGCTGGCTCGTGGCTGCCGCACTcggcagctctgtgcagg GGCACGGCGATGCGCTCTCCCATCCGCACCCACACTTTGGCTCCATCTACCACGTGCGAG GGGTTATCAGTCTGCCCTATGCTGAAATCGAGGAGCCCTTTGAAGCCTGGTACAACCTGACGGGGAACAAGAGCCGGATCCAGTATTACGGGG GGCAGGTGATCACATACCAGCTGGCTGGGGTGAAGCCCTATGGGATGCGCTACAAGATCACCCCTGAGACCACCGAGAAGGAGGTGAACGTTCGGAAATGCTTCCAGCTGCCCGGATCCAAAGAGGACGTGGTCAAAGCTCAGAGCGTCTTCCCCAGCTTGGATAGCTTCAAG TTCCTGCGGGAGGAGTATTACCAGGGCCGGTACTGCGCCGTGTGGCAGAACATCACCCGCTGGGAGCAGAAGAAGAACGTCTACACGCTGTGGGTGACCAACTCCAGCTGTGGGGTGGCCCCGGTGCACTATGAGATGCGGGGCTACAACAGCCTGCTGGGCTCCCACTACGACAAGTACGAGATCTCCTACACAGAATTTGACAACAGCTTCCCTCCGTCCGTCTTTGACGTCCCAGTGAACG AGACGAAGAAATGTGGGCTGCTGCCGGGAAGCGTGGCGGAGCACCGAGTGCTGGCAAATCCCATGGAGGATCTGGTGGGGCGGCACCGACCATGGGCACACGCCGTGTTCCACCACTACCGCCGGCGCTTTGGGCGGCACTACGGCTCAGCACGGGAGCTGGAGCATCGGCAGCGCATCTTCGTGCACAACATGAG GTTTGTGCACTCCAAGAACCGTGCCGCGCTCTCCTACTCGCTGGCGCTGAACCACCTGGCTGACCGCACGCCCCAGGAGATGGCTGCAATGCGGGGACGGCGCCGGAGCGGGGACCCCAACCATGGGCTGCCCTTCCCTGCTGAGCACTACGCTGGAATCATCCTGCCTGAGAGCCTGGACTGGAGGATGTACG GCGCGGTGACCCCCGTGAAGGACCAGGCTGTTTGTGGGTCCTGCTGGAGCTTCGCCACCACGGGCGCCATGGAGGGGGCCCTCTTCCTCAAG ACCGGTGTGCTGACCCCGCTGTCCCAACAAGTCCTCATCGACTGCTCCTGGGGCTTTGGGAACTACGCGTGTGATGGGGGTGAGGAATGGAGAGCCTACGAGTGGATCAAGAAGCACGGCGGCATCGCCAGCACCGAGTCCTACGGCACCTACAAGGGGCAG AACGGCTTGTGCCACTACAACCAGTCTGAGATGCTGGCCAAGATCACGGGTTACGTCAACGTCACCTCGGGCAACATCACAGCTGTCAAAACCGCCATCTACAAGCACGGCCCCGTGGCTGTCAGCATCGATGCCTCGCACAAGACCTTCTCCTTCTATTCCAATGGGATCTACTATGAGCCCAAGTGCG CAAACAAGCCAGGACAGCTGGACcatgcagtgctggctgtgggctATGGCGTGCTGCAGGGAGAGACCTACTGGCTCATCAAGAACTCCTGGTCCACCTACTGGGGCAACGATGGCTACATCCTCATGGCCATGAAGGACAACAACTGCGGTGTGGCCACCGAGGCCACCTACCCCATCCTGGCCTGA
- the LOC125703930 gene encoding digestive cysteine proteinase 1-like isoform X1 produces the protein MGGWGWLLVLRAAVLLGAESEAPPERPTFGDVYHVKGAISLPYAEIREPFEAWYNLTGEKSRIEYYGGQVVTFQFGSMGPFGASFKVTPETTETELNVRKCFRINGTDGDLIVPQSVFPSLEHFRRVREEQFHGQPCTVWQNVFYWGHKKNVYTLRVGSSMHGPVPLHYEVRGYNSLLGSHYDKYEIEYSAFGHRFDPSIFQLPHGLQCEQWPTAGPEHRIVANPMQEFVGTAPDTEHVHHRLFHHYKERFGKRYSSEEEHEHRKRTFIHNMRFVHSKNRAALSYSLALNHLADRTPQEMAAMRGRRRSGDPNHGQTSSMQLYTGLILPESLDWRLYGAVTPVKDQAVCGSCWSFATTGAMEGALFLKTGVLTPLSQQVLIDCSWGFGNYACDGGEEWRAYEWIKKHGGIASAESYGPYLGQNGYCHYNQSELVAPLSGYVTVEPGNAEALKAALFKHGPVAVNIDASHKSFTFYANGVYEEPHCGNETSELDHAVLAVGYGILHGKSYWLIKNSWSTYWGNDGYILMAMKDNNCGVATAASLPILA, from the exons atggggggctgggggtggtTGCTGGTGCTtagggctgcagtgctgctgg gaGCAGAGAGCGAAGCTCCTCCAGAGAGACCCACGTTTGGAGATGTCTATCATGTTAAAG GAGCCATCAGCCTGCCCTACGCCGAGATCAGGGAGCCCTTTGAAGCCTGGTACAACCTCACAGGGGAGAAGAGCCGCATCGAGTACTACGGCG GCCAAGTGGTCACCTTCCAGTTCGGCTCCATGGGGCCTTTTGGTGCCAGCTTCAAGGTGACACCAGAGACCACGGAGACGGAGCTGAACGTCCGCAAATGTTTCCGCATCAACGGCACGGACGGGGATCTCATCGTCCCACAGAGCGTCTTCCCCAGCCTGGAGCACTTCAGG AGGGTGCGGGAGGAGCAGTTCCATGGGCAGCCCTGCACCGTATGGCAGAACGTCTTCTACTGGGGCCATAAGAAGAACGTCTACACGCTGCGGGTGGGCAGCTCGATGCACGGCCCTGTGCCCCTGCATTATGAGGTGCGGGGCTACAACAGCCTGCTGGGCTCCCACTACGACAAATACGAGATCGAGTACAGCGCCTTCGGGCACCGCTTCGACCCCAGCATCTTCCAGCTCCCACACG GTTTGCAGTGTGAGCAGTGGCCCACAGCCGGCCCCGAGCACCGCATCGTGGCCAACCCCATGCAGGAGTTTGTGGGGACTGCCCCGGACACTGAGCACGTCCACCACCGCCTCTTCCATCACTATAAGGAGAGGTTTGGGAAGCGCTACAGCAGTGAGGAGGAGCACGAGCACCGCAAGAGAACCTTCATCCACAACATGCG GTTTGTGCACTCCAAGAACCGTGCCGCGCTCTCCTACTCGCTGGCGCTGAACCACCTGGCTGACCGCACGCCCCAGGAGATGGCTGCAATGCGGGGACGGCGCCGGAGCGGGGACCCCAACCATGGGCAGACCTCCTCCATGCAGCTCTACACCGGACTCATCCTGCCTGAGAGCCTGGACTGGAGGCTGTATG GCGCGGTGACCCCCGTGAAGGACCAGGCTGTTTGTGGGTCCTGCTGGAGCTTCGCCACCACGGGCGCCATGGAGGGGGCCCTCTTCCTCAAG ACCGGCGTGCTGACCCCGCTGTCCCAACAAGTCCTCATCGACTGCTCCTGGGGCTTTGGGAACTACGCGTGTGATGGGGGTGAGGAGTGGAGAGCCTACGAGTGGATCAAGAAGCACGGCGGCATCGCCAGCGCTGAGTCCTACGGGCCTTACTTGGGACAG AATGGCTACTGCCACTACAACCAGTCGGAGCTGGTGGCCCCGCTCAGCGGCTACGTCACTGTGGAGCCAGGCAATGCTGAAGCTCTGAAAGCTGCACTGTTCAAGCACGGCCCCGTAGCTGTCAACATCGATGCCTCACACAAGTCCTTCACCTTCTATGCCAACGGGGTCTACGAGGAGCCCCACTGTG gGAATGAGACGTCAGAGCTGGACcatgcagtgctggctgtgggctACGGCATCCTGCATGGCAAGAGCTACTGGCTCATCAAGAACTCCTGGTCCACCTACTGGGGCAACGATGGCTACATCCTCATGGCCATGAAGGACAACAACTGTGGCGTGGCCACTGCTGCCTCCCTCCCCATCCTGGCCTGA
- the LOC125703930 gene encoding digestive cysteine proteinase 1-like isoform X2 — protein MGPFGASFKVTPETTETELNVRKCFRINGTDGDLIVPQSVFPSLEHFRRVREEQFHGQPCTVWQNVFYWGHKKNVYTLRVGSSMHGPVPLHYEVRGYNSLLGSHYDKYEIEYSAFGHRFDPSIFQLPHGLQCEQWPTAGPEHRIVANPMQEFVGTAPDTEHVHHRLFHHYKERFGKRYSSEEEHEHRKRTFIHNMRFVHSKNRAALSYSLALNHLADRTPQEMAAMRGRRRSGDPNHGQTSSMQLYTGLILPESLDWRLYGAVTPVKDQAVCGSCWSFATTGAMEGALFLKTGVLTPLSQQVLIDCSWGFGNYACDGGEEWRAYEWIKKHGGIASAESYGPYLGQNGYCHYNQSELVAPLSGYVTVEPGNAEALKAALFKHGPVAVNIDASHKSFTFYANGVYEEPHCGNETSELDHAVLAVGYGILHGKSYWLIKNSWSTYWGNDGYILMAMKDNNCGVATAASLPILA, from the exons ATGGGGCCTTTTGGTGCCAGCTTCAAGGTGACACCAGAGACCACGGAGACGGAGCTGAACGTCCGCAAATGTTTCCGCATCAACGGCACGGACGGGGATCTCATCGTCCCACAGAGCGTCTTCCCCAGCCTGGAGCACTTCAGG AGGGTGCGGGAGGAGCAGTTCCATGGGCAGCCCTGCACCGTATGGCAGAACGTCTTCTACTGGGGCCATAAGAAGAACGTCTACACGCTGCGGGTGGGCAGCTCGATGCACGGCCCTGTGCCCCTGCATTATGAGGTGCGGGGCTACAACAGCCTGCTGGGCTCCCACTACGACAAATACGAGATCGAGTACAGCGCCTTCGGGCACCGCTTCGACCCCAGCATCTTCCAGCTCCCACACG GTTTGCAGTGTGAGCAGTGGCCCACAGCCGGCCCCGAGCACCGCATCGTGGCCAACCCCATGCAGGAGTTTGTGGGGACTGCCCCGGACACTGAGCACGTCCACCACCGCCTCTTCCATCACTATAAGGAGAGGTTTGGGAAGCGCTACAGCAGTGAGGAGGAGCACGAGCACCGCAAGAGAACCTTCATCCACAACATGCG GTTTGTGCACTCCAAGAACCGTGCCGCGCTCTCCTACTCGCTGGCGCTGAACCACCTGGCTGACCGCACGCCCCAGGAGATGGCTGCAATGCGGGGACGGCGCCGGAGCGGGGACCCCAACCATGGGCAGACCTCCTCCATGCAGCTCTACACCGGACTCATCCTGCCTGAGAGCCTGGACTGGAGGCTGTATG GCGCGGTGACCCCCGTGAAGGACCAGGCTGTTTGTGGGTCCTGCTGGAGCTTCGCCACCACGGGCGCCATGGAGGGGGCCCTCTTCCTCAAG ACCGGCGTGCTGACCCCGCTGTCCCAACAAGTCCTCATCGACTGCTCCTGGGGCTTTGGGAACTACGCGTGTGATGGGGGTGAGGAGTGGAGAGCCTACGAGTGGATCAAGAAGCACGGCGGCATCGCCAGCGCTGAGTCCTACGGGCCTTACTTGGGACAG AATGGCTACTGCCACTACAACCAGTCGGAGCTGGTGGCCCCGCTCAGCGGCTACGTCACTGTGGAGCCAGGCAATGCTGAAGCTCTGAAAGCTGCACTGTTCAAGCACGGCCCCGTAGCTGTCAACATCGATGCCTCACACAAGTCCTTCACCTTCTATGCCAACGGGGTCTACGAGGAGCCCCACTGTG gGAATGAGACGTCAGAGCTGGACcatgcagtgctggctgtgggctACGGCATCCTGCATGGCAAGAGCTACTGGCTCATCAAGAACTCCTGGTCCACCTACTGGGGCAACGATGGCTACATCCTCATGGCCATGAAGGACAACAACTGTGGCGTGGCCACTGCTGCCTCCCTCCCCATCCTGGCCTGA